The Humulus lupulus chromosome 3, drHumLupu1.1, whole genome shotgun sequence genome window below encodes:
- the LOC133823544 gene encoding E3 ubiquitin-protein ligase RHF2A-like — MEVHEMEVGKNVESHLTSPAAFVDGGVQDPCEDTCSICLEEFCESEPSSVTICKHEFHLQCILEWCQRSSQCPMCWQPISLKDPDSQELLEAVERERNFRAAPSRNATIFHHPTLGDFELQHLPVGANDSELEERIIQHLAAAAAMGRAHHIRRRESQRGRSSSHGRPQYLVFSTHPSVPSSGSALEEDPEPTAVSVATPSTPLQSGRDEHSRQNPHLPYVQTDQNSSSASGSNLLPTNRQGISLMNRHSSLPNQDGSGPSEFQSFSESLKSKFNAMSMRYKESFSKSTRGWKERLFSRGNSISDVGSEVRSEVNAGIANISRMMERLETRENDTASRGAVAANLANGSNTETNQSNPETHGESLVNESNTTASCAASSTSR, encoded by the exons ATGGAG GTTCATGAGATGGAAGTAGGAAAGAATGTTGAGAGTCACTTGACATCGCCTGCGGCATTTGTTGATGGGGGAGTACAAGATCCCTGTGAAGACACTTGCAGCATATGCCTTGAGGAATTTTGTGAAAGTGAACCATCCTCG GTGACTATTTGCAAGCACGAGTTTCACCTCCAGTGCATTCTTGAATG GTGCCAGAGAAGTTCCCAGTGTCCCATGTGTTGGCAACCCATTAGCCTGAAGGATCCGGACag TCAAGAATTACTTGAGGCAGTGGAACGAGAGAGAAATTTCAGGGCTGCTCCATCGAGAAATGCCACTATATTTCATCATCCCACCCTTGGTGATTTTGAGTTGCAGCAT TTACCTGTTGGTGCAAACGATTCTGAACTTGAAGAGAGAATAATCCAGCACTTGGCTGCTGCTGCTGCAATGGGAAGGGCACACCACATTCGTAGAAGGGAAAGCCAGAGGGGTAGATCATCTTCTCATGGTCGTCCGCAATACTTGGTGTTTTCCACTCATCCTAGTGTACCTTCTTCTGGTTCTGCTCTGGAAGAGGACCCCGAACCAACTGCAGTTTCAGTAGCTACTCCGTCTACCCCTCTTCAGTCTGGTCGAGATGAACATTCACGGCAGAATCCACACTTACCTTATGTTCAAACTGATCAAAATTCTTCTTCAGCATCTGGATCCAATTTACTTCCAACAAATCGTCAAGGAATTTCCCTTATGAACCG TCATTCCTCACTACCGAATCAAGATGGATCAGGACCATCAGAATTCCAGTCATTCTCTGAGTCTCTGAAATCTAAATTCAATGCTATGTCAATGAG ATACAAAGAGTCATTTTCAAAGAGCACAAGAGGGTGGAAAGAGAGGCTGTTCTCTCGAGGAAATTCTATATCAGATGTTGGTTCGGAAGTTCGAAGTGAAGTAAATGCAGGAATTGCTAACATATCTAGGATGATGGAGCGTCTTGAAACCAGAGAAAATGATACTGCCAGTCGAGGTGCTGTTGCTGCTAACTTGGCCAACGGTTCTAATACAGAAACCAACCAGAGCAATCCGGAGACTCATGGAGAAAGCTTGGTGAATGAAAGCAACACAACGGCCAGTTG